The genomic interval ACTGCCTGGCACCGCCAGCGCCAACAACTCGCCAGTCACGCGATTGATTTTAAACGCTGACACGCTGCTGGAACCTCGGTTGACCACATAGGCCCACTGCCCACTTGGATCCGCCGTCACAGAGACAGGATTTGTCCCCGCGGCAAACGGACTACCTGGCACCATCAACGCCGTCAACCCTCCAGTAACGCTATCAATCTGGAACGCCGACACATCGTTGGAGCCGAGGTTCGATACATAGGCAAACCGACCACTCGGGTCGACGGTCACGGACACAGGATTCGTTCCGGTGACAATCGGAACACCCACCGCCGTCAACGCCCCAGTGGCCGCATCAACCGTGAACGTCGACACAGTGTTGTCGCCAAAGTTCGCCACATAGGCCCATCGCCCGGCCGGATCCACCGTGACGGCACGAGGCGTCGTACCCACAGCAACTGGAAGGCCTACGGCCGCCAACGCTCCGTTCGTACTATTGATCGCAAACGCAGACACGTTATTGGACAGTTGGTTCGCCGTATAGGCAAATTTCGGCGTGAACTGCACCGGCGCAGTCCCGCGGACCAGAGCGAGAGAGCTAGGACTAGTGCGAGCTGCGACCGTCCCGGACGTGGCTAAGGGGGTCAGAGCCCCCGTCGTGCTGTTGATGGCAAAGGCCGACACGGTATTGCTGACTTCGTTCGTCGCATAAACAAACTGGCTATTGGGATCCACCATCACGGAGATCGGACCACTTCCCGCCGGACTGTCTGCTATCGGGCTCAAGGACCCGGTCGCACTGTTGACTGTGTACGCCGACACGCTATTGGCTCCAAAATTTGCCACATAGACCCACCGCCCGCTCGGGTCCATCGTGATAGCCCTCGGGTCCACGCCTGTAGGAGTCTCGAAGCCCATCAACTTTGTCAGCGCCCCCGTCATACTGTCGATCGCGTACACCCAGATATTGCTGTCGTCGCGATTCGCCACATAGGCCCACCGTCCACTCGGGTCCACGACGACAGCACGCGGGCTCGCCCCCGCGGCAAACGGGCTGCCAGGCACTGCCGTCAACGCCCCTGTGGTGCTATTAATCGCATAAGCCGACACGTTGTCGGTGGCGAGATTCACCACATAGGCGAACCGCCCGCTCGGATCCACCGTCACCACCATAGGATTTGTCCCGGTAGCGACTGCGCCGACGATCGTCAGCGCCCCGGTTACGCTATTGATCGTGTACGCCGACACGCTGGCGGCATTACGATTCACAACATAGGCAAACCGCCCGCTCGGATCCACCGTCACCGACGTGGGCAACGGACCGGCCGCGATCGGTGCGCCCACCGCCGTCAAAGCCCCCGTCGTACTATTGATCGTGTACGTCGACAGACTGTCGCTTTGGTTCGCGACATAGGCGAACCGCCCGCTCGGGGCCACCGTAATGGAGAAGGGCTGGAACGCGGAGATCATGTACCCGAGTGAGCGTAACTGACCACTGCT from Nitrospirota bacterium carries:
- a CDS encoding beta-propeller fold lactonase family protein; the encoded protein is MTAMERFPHLISILRQAARLVTITAISLVSVTLAACGSGGGGGAGGAAPAPVSPVAPATSAVARFAYVTNTDENTISMYTVNASSGQLRSLGYMISAFQPFSITVAPSGRFAYVANQSDSLSTYTINSTTGALTAVGAPIAAGPLPTSVTVDPSGRFAYVVNRNAASVSAYTINSVTGALTIVGAVATGTNPMVVTVDPSGRFAYVVNLATDNVSAYAINSTTGALTAVPGSPFAAGASPRAVVVDPSGRWAYVANRDDSNIWVYAIDSMTGALTKLMGFETPTGVDPRAITMDPSGRWVYVANFGANSVSAYTVNSATGSLSPIADSPAGSGPISVMVDPNSQFVYATNEVSNTVSAFAINSTTGALTPLATSGTVAARTSPSSLALVRGTAPVQFTPKFAYTANQLSNNVSAFAINSTNGALAAVGLPVAVGTTPRAVTVDPAGRWAYVANFGDNTVSTFTVDAATGALTAVGVPIVTGTNPVSVTVDPSGRFAYVSNLGSNDVSAFQIDSVTGGLTALMVPGSPFAAGTNPVSVTADPSGQWAYVVNRGSSSVSAFKINRVTGELLALAVPGSPFATGTNPVSVTVDPSGQWAYVVNELSNDVSVFSINSTTGALTAVGASVAAGTNPVSLTVDPSGRWAYVVNQSAANNVSAFTINSLTGALTPVGTVTAGLNPASVTVDPSGRRAYVANQGSNDVSAFTIDNATGALTAAGTFAGSAPASGPVSVITSGQVQ